Proteins encoded within one genomic window of Acidiferrobacter thiooxydans:
- a CDS encoding RNA pyrophosphohydrolase, which produces MIDRDGYRPNVGIILTNAEDQVFWARRCRCDGWQFPQGGIQRKESVEEALFRELYEEVGLGSAQVEIRGRTRGWLHYDLPRAYQRPSGPRRFRGQKQVWFLLRFTGSEADVRLDRSASPEFDAWRWVEYWSPIDAIVAFKRKVYESALTELAPLLKR; this is translated from the coding sequence ATGATAGATCGCGACGGATATCGTCCCAACGTCGGCATCATTCTGACCAATGCTGAGGATCAGGTGTTTTGGGCGCGCCGCTGCCGCTGTGATGGTTGGCAGTTCCCTCAGGGGGGCATACAGCGCAAAGAGAGCGTCGAGGAGGCCTTGTTTCGCGAGCTCTACGAGGAGGTGGGGCTAGGGAGCGCGCAGGTCGAGATCCGCGGGCGTACGCGCGGCTGGTTGCACTACGATCTGCCGCGGGCCTATCAGCGTCCCAGCGGGCCACGGCGGTTCCGCGGGCAGAAACAGGTGTGGTTTCTGCTGCGGTTTACGGGCAGCGAAGCCGATGTCAGGCTCGATCGGTCCGCGTCCCCGGAGTTCGATGCCTGGCGCTGGGTAGAGTACTGGAGCCCGATCGATGCCATCGTGGCCTTCAAGCGCAAGGTGTATGAGAGCGCATTGACCGAGCTCGCCCCTTTGCTCAAGCGCTGA
- a CDS encoding cobalamin biosynthesis protein, protein MAITLIIILFAVALDRLFPDRGRAPPFLWYEDWARSVEQRFNGGTRGQGLAAVLVVAGPVLLGVALIRYVLSHISYSLVYIFDILVLYLCLDLYRLTRQAVGVSESLEAGDILMAASHLETMTGKTTGDVTESSIAQATVEAVLKHANTAIMAPLFWFILFGPVAVVLQRLAALLDRLWGHRSAQFAEFGWAAARLDDLLGWVPARITALSYGIMGSFEDALHCWRRQAGMWSDINSGPLLASGFGAMHMSACEEPEEEDISGPPAVRGFVVNAADIRRAVALLWRVLLFWLAVALLMAGARLFGVFG, encoded by the coding sequence ATGGCAATCACGCTGATCATCATACTCTTTGCGGTCGCGCTCGATCGCTTGTTCCCCGATCGTGGCCGGGCGCCGCCGTTTCTATGGTACGAGGACTGGGCGCGCAGCGTAGAGCAGCGATTCAATGGTGGGACCCGCGGGCAGGGTCTGGCGGCGGTGCTCGTGGTGGCAGGCCCGGTCTTGCTCGGGGTGGCGCTGATCCGCTATGTGCTCAGTCATATCAGCTACTCCCTGGTCTACATCTTCGACATCCTGGTCCTTTACCTGTGTTTGGACCTGTATCGGCTGACCCGTCAGGCGGTGGGTGTTTCGGAGTCGCTGGAGGCCGGCGATATCCTCATGGCCGCCAGCCATCTTGAGACGATGACCGGCAAGACCACCGGAGATGTGACAGAATCGTCCATTGCCCAGGCCACGGTCGAGGCGGTCTTGAAGCACGCCAACACCGCAATCATGGCGCCGCTTTTCTGGTTCATTCTCTTTGGTCCTGTGGCGGTCGTGCTGCAGCGCCTGGCCGCGCTGCTCGATCGCCTATGGGGTCACCGTAGTGCCCAGTTCGCGGAATTCGGGTGGGCGGCGGCGCGTCTCGATGACCTGCTGGGCTGGGTGCCAGCGCGCATTACGGCGCTCAGTTACGGCATCATGGGCAGCTTCGAGGATGCCTTGCACTGCTGGCGGCGACAGGCGGGCATGTGGTCCGATATCAACAGCGGCCCGCTTCTGGCCTCGGGCTTTGGTGCCATGCACATGAGTGCCTGCGAGGAGCCCGAGGAAGAGGATATATCAGGGCCGCCGGCGGTGCGCGGCTTCGTCGTCAATGCCGCGGATATCCGCCGCGCCGTGGCGCTGCTTTGGCGTGTGCTGCTATTTTGGCTGGCGGTGGCATTGTTGATGGCTGGGGCCCGCCTGTTCGGCGTTTTCGGCTGA
- the ampD gene encoding 1,6-anhydro-N-acetylmuramyl-L-alanine amidase AmpD yields the protein MIGTIDAQGWLDGVRRAASPNCDARPPGMVVEVVIIHAISLPEGRYGGRDVERLFMNTLDTGAKGYADLRGLRVSAHVFIRRDGEVVQFVSFEDRAWHAGVSRCEGRERVNDFSVGIELEGTDHGPFEDAQYRSLQTVSEALMRHYPAITRERLYGHSEIAPGRKTDPGPFFDWARYRRALRSVGDGVSRGEG from the coding sequence ATGATCGGCACGATCGATGCGCAGGGGTGGCTTGACGGGGTACGGCGCGCGGCCTCGCCCAATTGTGATGCCCGGCCGCCCGGCATGGTCGTGGAGGTTGTGATCATTCATGCAATCAGTCTACCCGAGGGCCGCTATGGCGGGCGGGACGTGGAGCGACTCTTCATGAACACCCTGGATACCGGGGCTAAAGGTTATGCCGATCTTCGCGGACTGAGGGTCTCGGCGCATGTATTCATCCGCCGCGATGGCGAGGTCGTGCAATTCGTGTCCTTCGAGGATCGGGCGTGGCACGCTGGCGTATCGCGATGCGAAGGGCGCGAACGTGTCAATGACTTTTCGGTGGGCATAGAGCTCGAGGGCACGGATCACGGCCCGTTCGAGGATGCTCAGTACCGATCTTTGCAGACAGTGTCCGAGGCGCTCATGCGGCACTATCCGGCGATCACCCGCGAGCGGCTCTATGGGCATTCGGAGATCGCTCCCGGGCGCAAGACCGATCCCGGACCGTTTTTCGACTGGGCCCGATATCGCCGCGCATTACGTTCCGTAGGTGACGGGGTATCGCGAGGGGAGGGCTAG
- a CDS encoding efflux RND transporter periplasmic adaptor subunit: protein MSRGKRLSLVLVIALGALVIVRLVDQPKKHHPAPPPIPVRVARAEYANIPITLHALGLVQAYRTVTVTPMITGPMTAVDFRQGSVVQRGALLARIDPRPYQAALAQALAKRAQDRALLAVARDTLKRYQLLIAHHYISAEIVAEQKATVAEDRAIVAQDDALVTTARTNLSYTRITAPITGRTGILAVNAGNIVSPNTPGGIVTITTIQPIYVLFSLPQQNLPEVRRALHAHALNVTAYARQGGRRAVLAHGVLTVLDNVINQSTGTLTLKARFKNPALALWPGAFVTVRLKVRTERHALVVPSVAVRQGPEGPFVYAVHTHTPKPPATRPTKSADKAVLQVTDIPVRLGFADQRLTVIRSGLRAGMRVVVLGGSRLHPGARIRILPKRHTTSHA from the coding sequence ATGTCCCGCGGTAAACGCCTAAGTCTTGTGCTGGTAATCGCACTGGGTGCCCTCGTTATCGTGCGCCTCGTCGATCAACCCAAAAAACACCACCCCGCGCCGCCCCCGATTCCGGTACGCGTCGCGCGCGCCGAATACGCCAATATCCCGATCACCCTGCACGCCCTCGGGCTGGTCCAGGCCTACCGCACGGTGACCGTGACACCGATGATCACAGGTCCCATGACCGCCGTCGATTTCCGCCAAGGAAGCGTCGTGCAGCGCGGCGCGCTGTTGGCGCGCATCGACCCGCGTCCCTATCAGGCGGCGCTTGCTCAGGCGCTCGCCAAGCGCGCCCAGGACCGGGCGCTGCTGGCGGTGGCACGCGACACCCTGAAGCGCTACCAACTGCTCATTGCTCATCACTACATCTCCGCCGAGATCGTCGCAGAGCAAAAAGCCACGGTCGCCGAGGACCGTGCGATCGTGGCGCAAGACGATGCGCTGGTGACCACCGCACGCACCAACCTCAGTTACACGCGTATCACCGCGCCGATCACCGGACGCACCGGCATCCTTGCGGTCAATGCCGGCAATATCGTAAGCCCCAATACCCCGGGCGGCATCGTCACCATCACCACCATTCAGCCGATCTATGTGCTATTTAGTCTCCCCCAACAAAATCTGCCCGAGGTCAGGCGCGCCCTGCATGCGCACGCCCTGAACGTGACCGCATACGCGCGCCAGGGCGGACGGCGTGCAGTACTGGCACACGGCGTATTGACAGTCCTCGACAATGTCATCAATCAATCGACTGGCACCTTGACCTTAAAGGCGCGCTTCAAGAACCCCGCCCTGGCCCTGTGGCCCGGGGCCTTTGTCACGGTCCGACTGAAGGTCCGCACCGAGCGCCATGCCCTTGTCGTTCCCTCGGTGGCAGTGCGCCAAGGTCCCGAAGGCCCCTTCGTGTACGCCGTGCACACCCATACCCCTAAGCCACCCGCGACTAGGCCTACCAAATCCGCTGACAAGGCGGTGCTGCAGGTCACAGACATACCGGTACGTCTGGGTTTTGCGGATCAACGCCTGACGGTCATTCGCTCCGGGCTGCGTGCGGGCATGCGTGTCGTGGTGCTCGGCGGTTCCCGTCTGCATCCCGGGGCACGCATTCGCATCCTGCCCAAACGGCACACGACGAGCCACGCGTGA
- a CDS encoding efflux RND transporter permease subunit, whose protein sequence is MNLSAPFIKRPIGTTLIALGILVAGIFSDRLLPVAAVPNIPLPAFVVLAHEPGASPQTMASTVAAPLERQLGKIPGLYQIMSFSSLGASNVVLLFSRVGGAARDAAAIQAGINAALPDLPANLPTRPYYKEFNPASRPILTMALTSRTQRPGTVYDAADTTLAERLAQVPGVALVQINGAQSPAVRINIHPRALAHAGLTAEDVYTAIRAANLLSPLGEFRGPKNNSVIATDGQLHTARQYRRIVLKANGSGLVRLGAVASVVTGVTNTHLAAWDGAKPAVLVTITKTPEANVIATVDAIKKRLPDIRRALPADVHLRVLTDRTTTIRASIRDIEITLLITVALVLVVVWAFMKRAAPTIAAGVTVPLSIAGTLAAMWALGFSLDNFSLMALTISVGFVVDDAIVMIENIMTYHESGLSPMEAALRGSRQIGFTVISITLSLVAVFIPLTLMPGIVGELFHEFAMTLTLAIVISALVSLTVTPMICAHFLRPDVAAPRPGSLAARLARWYEHIVGAYERSLDWSLHHRRLMLVLTVATVVVTVMLYAHIPKGFLPEEDTGLVIGNTVAGSDVSFARMKTLQRRVVAVILKDPDVATVSSSIGVVNGFTPPNRGKIFIGLKPRDDRRLSARAILAHLRPQLARIAGIHTYLFVAQDIFVGGQATNGQYDFTVLDPSLRSLEEVTSRIDRRIAKLPGIRAASSNQDKPQPEITVAIDRKRAARLGVSIAAIDAALNDAYAQRQIARIYNAENQYQVVLTVPHALSQSPTRLDHLYVAGRAGPVLLTAVAHFVRTSVPLSVRHYDGLPAATVSFNLARGAVLGSVIREVQKTIAGMPLPPGVRTRFGGNARFFLRSIAAEPLLILAALATIYIVLGVLYESFSQPLTILSTLPSAGVGALLALALTGLPLSVIAIIGIFLLMGIVKKNGIMLVDFALEAERTQGLSREEAIRAACLKRFRPILMTTLAALLGAVPLALAFGTGHHLRQPIGITVIGGLIVSQALTLYTTPIVYLTLGRWSRRRVAPSGEIRPSLPP, encoded by the coding sequence ATGAACCTCTCCGCGCCCTTCATCAAGCGGCCGATCGGCACGACTCTCATCGCCCTGGGTATCCTGGTCGCGGGGATCTTCAGTGATCGACTGCTGCCTGTGGCCGCGGTCCCGAATATCCCGCTACCGGCATTCGTGGTCCTGGCGCACGAGCCGGGAGCCAGTCCGCAGACCATGGCAAGCACCGTGGCCGCCCCCCTGGAACGACAGCTGGGGAAGATCCCCGGGCTCTACCAGATCATGTCGTTCAGCTCACTTGGCGCAAGCAATGTCGTCTTGTTGTTCTCGCGCGTCGGGGGTGCAGCCCGGGACGCGGCCGCCATCCAGGCGGGTATCAATGCGGCGTTGCCGGATCTCCCGGCGAATCTGCCGACCCGCCCCTACTACAAAGAATTCAATCCCGCCTCGCGGCCGATCCTGACAATGGCCTTGACCTCACGTACGCAGCGCCCGGGAACCGTTTATGACGCCGCCGACACCACCCTCGCCGAGCGCCTAGCGCAGGTACCAGGGGTTGCACTCGTGCAGATCAATGGCGCGCAATCCCCGGCCGTACGCATCAATATTCACCCGCGGGCGCTCGCCCATGCCGGGCTCACGGCCGAAGACGTCTACACCGCGATACGCGCCGCCAATCTGTTGAGTCCGCTCGGGGAATTCCGCGGGCCTAAAAACAATTCCGTGATCGCAACCGACGGCCAATTGCATACCGCCCGGCAATATCGCCGCATCGTCCTCAAGGCCAATGGCTCGGGACTCGTACGCCTGGGCGCCGTAGCCTCGGTCGTCACCGGTGTCACCAACACCCATCTGGCCGCCTGGGACGGTGCGAAGCCGGCGGTGCTTGTGACCATCACCAAGACCCCCGAGGCCAACGTCATCGCAACCGTTGACGCCATCAAAAAACGACTCCCCGATATCCGCCGGGCGCTCCCGGCTGACGTACACTTGCGGGTATTGACCGACCGGACCACGACGATACGCGCCAGCATTCGCGATATCGAGATTACGCTGCTCATCACCGTGGCGCTCGTACTCGTGGTGGTGTGGGCGTTCATGAAACGCGCGGCACCGACGATCGCCGCGGGCGTGACCGTGCCCCTATCAATCGCCGGCACCCTCGCGGCCATGTGGGCACTCGGATTTTCCTTGGACAATTTCTCGCTCATGGCGCTCACGATATCGGTGGGCTTTGTCGTCGACGACGCCATCGTCATGATCGAGAACATCATGACCTACCACGAATCCGGTCTCTCGCCCATGGAGGCAGCGCTGCGCGGGTCGCGCCAGATCGGATTCACCGTCATATCCATCACTCTGTCACTGGTCGCGGTGTTTATTCCGCTCACCCTCATGCCGGGCATCGTGGGGGAACTGTTTCATGAGTTCGCCATGACCCTGACGCTGGCCATCGTCATATCGGCGCTCGTATCGCTGACCGTAACCCCCATGATCTGCGCTCATTTTCTGCGTCCCGACGTTGCAGCTCCCCGCCCAGGCTCCCTAGCGGCGCGCCTCGCGCGATGGTATGAGCACATCGTCGGCGCCTATGAACGCTCGCTCGACTGGTCGCTGCACCATCGTCGACTCATGCTGGTCTTGACCGTGGCCACGGTCGTGGTGACGGTCATGCTCTATGCGCACATCCCGAAGGGTTTTCTGCCCGAGGAGGACACCGGGCTTGTCATCGGCAATACCGTAGCGGGGTCCGATGTCTCGTTTGCGCGCATGAAGACCTTGCAACGCCGGGTGGTCGCGGTAATCCTCAAAGATCCGGATGTAGCCACCGTAAGCTCGAGCATCGGCGTCGTCAACGGCTTTACGCCACCCAATCGCGGCAAGATTTTTATCGGGCTAAAACCACGCGATGATCGGCGGCTGTCAGCGCGCGCCATTCTCGCGCATCTGCGCCCACAGCTTGCACGTATCGCCGGCATTCATACCTACCTGTTTGTCGCGCAGGACATCTTCGTGGGGGGTCAGGCGACTAACGGTCAATACGATTTCACGGTACTCGATCCCTCGCTTCGGTCCCTGGAGGAGGTCACAAGCCGGATCGACCGACGCATCGCCAAACTCCCCGGCATCCGCGCCGCGTCCTCGAACCAGGACAAGCCGCAACCAGAGATCACCGTGGCGATCGACCGCAAGCGCGCCGCACGCCTGGGAGTATCCATCGCCGCCATCGACGCGGCCTTGAATGACGCCTACGCACAACGCCAGATTGCGCGTATCTATAACGCCGAAAACCAATATCAGGTGGTCCTCACGGTACCCCATGCCCTGAGCCAGTCCCCTACCCGCCTCGATCATCTCTATGTCGCCGGTCGCGCCGGTCCGGTCCTGCTCACCGCCGTCGCGCACTTCGTGCGTACCTCCGTGCCCTTGTCCGTGCGCCACTATGACGGGTTGCCGGCGGCGACGGTGAGCTTCAATCTCGCCCGCGGGGCAGTCCTTGGTTCTGTCATCCGCGAGGTCCAAAAGACCATCGCCGGCATGCCTTTGCCTCCCGGAGTGCGCACGCGTTTCGGGGGGAATGCCCGCTTCTTTCTGCGATCGATAGCCGCCGAGCCGCTGCTGATCCTGGCGGCGCTGGCTACGATCTATATCGTGCTCGGCGTGCTCTACGAAAGCTTCTCTCAGCCCCTCACGATCCTCTCTACGCTCCCGTCTGCGGGTGTCGGCGCCCTGCTTGCGCTCGCGCTTACGGGCCTGCCGCTCTCGGTCATCGCCATCATCGGCATCTTTCTGCTCATGGGCATCGTCAAGAAAAACGGCATCATGCTGGTCGACTTCGCGCTCGAGGCCGAGCGCACGCAGGGCTTAAGTCGCGAGGAGGCGATACGCGCCGCGTGCCTCAAGCGCTTTCGGCCGATCCTCATGACGACCCTCGCAGCGCTCCTGGGCGCCGTGCCGCTTGCACTCGCCTTCGGCACCGGACACCACCTGCGCCAACCGATCGGCATCACCGTCATCGGCGGCCTCATCGTCTCGCAGGCCCTGACCCTCTATACGACACCCATCGTATATCTTACCCTGGGTCGGTGGTCGCGCCGCCGCGTGGCACCATCCGGTGAGATCCGGCCTTCCCTCCCCCCTTGA
- a CDS encoding HAD family hydrolase produces MALALFDLDNTLLAGDSDYSWGRFLVSAGAVDGPRYEHANAQFYEAYKAGTLDIAEFLAFALEPLRRLPRPQLFAWRARFIEECVRPMIKPWVAPLLQSYRAQGATLALVTATNDFVTAPIAEILDIPHLVATVAEQRDGRFTGRPHGIPCFREGKVMRVRSWMADHGLTFTDSVFYSDSHNDLPLLEAVSRAIAVDPDPVLLATATERGWEVLRTDPPAQALLA; encoded by the coding sequence TTGGCGCTCGCACTGTTTGACTTGGACAACACCCTGCTCGCCGGTGACAGCGACTACTCCTGGGGACGATTCCTGGTCAGCGCAGGGGCCGTAGACGGCCCGCGCTACGAGCACGCCAATGCCCAATTCTATGAGGCCTACAAGGCCGGCACGCTCGACATCGCGGAGTTCCTGGCGTTTGCCCTGGAGCCCTTGCGCCGCCTTCCACGCCCGCAACTCTTTGCTTGGCGCGCGCGTTTCATCGAGGAATGTGTGCGCCCGATGATCAAACCATGGGTGGCCCCGCTGCTTCAAAGCTATCGGGCGCAGGGGGCAACGCTTGCGCTCGTCACGGCAACCAACGACTTCGTGACCGCGCCCATAGCCGAGATCCTCGATATTCCGCATCTCGTCGCCACCGTAGCCGAGCAGCGCGACGGGCGCTTTACCGGCCGCCCGCACGGCATACCCTGCTTTCGCGAGGGCAAGGTCATGCGCGTACGGTCATGGATGGCAGACCACGGTCTGACGTTCACAGACAGCGTGTTTTATAGCGACTCGCACAATGACCTGCCGCTCCTGGAGGCGGTGTCGCGGGCGATCGCCGTTGACCCGGACCCGGTCCTGCTCGCAACCGCCACGGAACGTGGGTGGGAGGTCTTACGCACGGACCCGCCTGCGCAGGCCCTGTTGGCCTAG
- a CDS encoding efflux RND transporter permease subunit — MNISRPFITRPIATTLLAVALLLAGILGYRALPIASLPSVAFPTILVTTRLPGANADTVSRLITAPLQHQFGDIAGLADMSSVSSYGTSAITLRFTLHESLTTAAQAVQAAIDAAAATLPPNIPYPPVYSEINPADSPILVLALTSRTVPLYALANIANTLITPRLSEVSGVGRVRVQGGMKRAVRIRVDPMRLAAYGLSLETVRTAIAAANQNGPKGGFEGRRQAFAVGATDQVRTIRGFRHIVIASVGGAPVTIDDVGSVAPGLENPAVATTFNGTPAVLLSIEREPGANIVHTVARVKATLKGLSKTLPTATKLAIVANRTTTIKASVADVELTLLTAIALVVLVIFVFLPTWRAALIPAVALPLSLVGTFAVMHALDFSLDNLSLMALTVASGFVVDDAIVMIENIVRFLETGSRPLTAALEGARQIGFTIVSLTISLIAVFIPLLFMPGLLGRLFREFSMTLAVAVTMSAVISLTLTPMMCAQLLQPTTVRRSALAGAIDRLWLALRARYRSALVSVLRHRTLVLAIFGATLAGTLALFLAIPKGLLPTQDTSEIAIATRARGNISLAAFATLQAKAVAQIRRNPAVAGVTSYIGTGLTNPTPNSGHLTVILKPIGARPALRIVEAALRRTLYTIPGLRVNMRAVQDITLSSRPSPTDYQYTLTDTDRAALERFSGALVHALRRDPKLRDMAISGDNVAPETYVRFMRARAATLGVTMQTVANILYDAYGQRQVSTIYTQNDQYRVVLGVARHFRQSPAALGSLYLPGTGNAEIPLDEVARISRRRAPLAIEQDNQIPAVTIGFNLAPHVALESAERSIARAERQLHEPVTVAGHYSGAAARFHTALAREPWLIVATLIVIYIVLGILYESAVHPLTILSTLPSAGIGALAALFLTHTEFTIVALVGIVLLMGIVKKNGIMMVDFAIEAQRRGASPEDAIIEASVLRFRPIVMTTLAALLGAVPLVLEGGAGSELRGPLGITIIGGLLLSQFLTLFTTPVIYLALDRLRRPGWLRATPALGD, encoded by the coding sequence GTGAACATCTCGCGACCGTTTATCACGCGTCCGATCGCGACTACGCTTCTCGCAGTCGCGCTACTGCTTGCCGGCATCCTCGGATACCGCGCCCTGCCGATCGCGTCCCTGCCATCCGTGGCCTTTCCCACGATCCTGGTCACAACCCGCCTGCCGGGCGCTAACGCCGACACCGTGTCGCGTCTCATCACAGCGCCCCTCCAGCATCAATTCGGGGACATCGCCGGGTTGGCCGACATGAGTTCCGTAAGCTCCTACGGTACCAGCGCCATCACCCTGCGATTCACGCTCCATGAGTCGCTCACCACTGCCGCCCAGGCCGTACAGGCGGCGATCGACGCCGCCGCCGCCACCTTGCCGCCGAATATCCCCTACCCGCCGGTCTACTCGGAGATCAACCCCGCGGACAGTCCGATCCTGGTACTCGCGCTCACCTCACGCACCGTACCCCTGTATGCGCTCGCCAATATCGCCAACACGCTCATCACGCCACGCTTGAGCGAGGTCTCGGGCGTCGGGCGCGTGCGTGTCCAGGGGGGCATGAAAAGGGCGGTGCGTATCCGTGTCGATCCGATGCGGCTCGCGGCCTATGGCCTGTCGCTCGAGACCGTGCGCACGGCCATCGCGGCCGCCAATCAAAACGGCCCCAAAGGGGGCTTCGAAGGGCGCCGTCAGGCGTTCGCGGTGGGTGCAACCGATCAGGTGCGCACGATTCGCGGCTTTCGTCACATCGTCATTGCCTCAGTCGGTGGCGCGCCGGTCACCATAGACGATGTGGGCTCGGTCGCGCCCGGCCTCGAGAATCCCGCGGTCGCCACGACCTTCAACGGGACACCCGCGGTGCTTTTGTCGATAGAGCGAGAACCGGGCGCCAACATCGTGCACACCGTGGCGCGTGTCAAGGCGACACTTAAGGGTCTGTCCAAGACCCTGCCGACTGCCACCAAACTTGCCATCGTCGCCAATCGGACGACGACCATCAAGGCCTCGGTCGCCGACGTTGAACTGACCCTCCTTACCGCCATCGCACTGGTGGTGCTGGTCATTTTCGTATTTTTGCCCACATGGCGTGCCGCCCTGATACCCGCGGTCGCCCTGCCGCTGTCTTTGGTGGGCACCTTTGCCGTCATGCACGCCCTCGACTTCAGCCTCGACAATCTCTCGCTCATGGCGCTCACGGTGGCCTCCGGGTTCGTAGTCGATGACGCCATCGTCATGATCGAGAATATCGTGCGCTTTCTCGAAACCGGGAGCCGCCCGCTGACGGCGGCCCTCGAGGGGGCCCGTCAGATCGGCTTTACGATCGTATCCCTGACCATCTCGCTCATTGCCGTCTTCATCCCGCTATTGTTCATGCCAGGCCTCCTGGGCCGCCTGTTTCGCGAATTCTCGATGACGCTCGCGGTTGCGGTTACGATGTCGGCCGTGATATCCCTCACCCTGACCCCCATGATGTGCGCGCAACTCCTGCAACCGACCACGGTGCGACGATCGGCGCTGGCCGGCGCCATCGACCGTCTCTGGCTTGCACTGCGCGCGCGCTACCGGTCTGCACTCGTTTCCGTGCTCCGCCACCGAACACTCGTATTGGCGATCTTTGGCGCGACACTGGCCGGCACCCTGGCACTCTTTCTGGCCATCCCCAAGGGTCTGCTGCCCACGCAGGACACGAGCGAAATCGCCATTGCGACGCGTGCCCGCGGAAACATCTCACTTGCGGCCTTCGCCACCCTGCAGGCCAAGGCCGTGGCCCAGATCCGTCGCAACCCGGCGGTCGCAGGCGTCACGTCCTACATCGGCACCGGACTCACCAACCCGACACCGAACAGTGGCCATCTGACCGTCATCCTAAAGCCCATCGGCGCGCGCCCCGCCCTGCGGATAGTGGAGGCGGCCTTACGTCGCACCCTGTACACAATCCCGGGGCTGCGCGTGAACATGCGCGCGGTCCAGGACATCACCCTCTCCTCACGCCCATCGCCCACCGACTACCAGTACACCCTCACCGATACCGACAGGGCCGCCCTCGAACGGTTTTCCGGGGCGCTGGTGCATGCCCTGCGGCGCGACCCGAAACTGCGCGATATGGCGATCAGCGGCGACAACGTCGCCCCCGAGACCTACGTACGGTTCATGAGGGCGCGCGCCGCGACCCTCGGCGTCACCATGCAAACCGTCGCCAACATCCTCTACGATGCCTATGGACAGCGCCAGGTCTCCACTATCTACACCCAGAACGATCAGTATCGCGTGGTGCTGGGTGTCGCCCGGCACTTTCGCCAAAGTCCGGCGGCGCTCGGATCCCTGTACCTGCCCGGAACCGGCAATGCCGAAATCCCGCTCGACGAGGTCGCGCGTATCAGTCGCCGCCGTGCACCCCTTGCCATCGAACAGGACAACCAGATCCCGGCGGTGACCATTGGCTTCAACCTCGCACCTCATGTCGCACTCGAGTCCGCGGAACGTTCGATCGCGCGTGCCGAACGGCAGCTGCATGAACCGGTCACCGTGGCCGGCCACTACTCCGGGGCGGCGGCGCGCTTTCACACCGCACTGGCGCGCGAGCCCTGGCTCATCGTAGCGACCCTCATCGTGATCTATATCGTGCTGGGTATCCTCTACGAAAGCGCCGTCCATCCACTGACCATACTGTCGACTCTGCCCTCGGCCGGTATCGGGGCGCTCGCCGCGCTGTTTCTCACCCACACCGAGTTCACCATCGTCGCCCTCGTGGGCATCGTTCTGCTCATGGGTATCGTCAAGAAAAACGGCATCATGATGGTGGACTTCGCAATCGAGGCGCAGCGTCGCGGCGCCTCCCCCGAAGACGCCATAATCGAGGCCTCGGTGCTCCGCTTCCGGCCGATCGTTATGACCACACTCGCCGCGCTCTTGGGGGCCGTGCCCCTGGTTCTCGAGGGCGGCGCCGGCTCCGAGCTACGCGGCCCGCTTGGCATTACCATCATAGGCGGCCTGCTTTTGAGCCAATTCCTGACGCTCTTTACGACGCCCGTGATCTACCTTGCCCTAGACCGCCTGCGCAGGCCCGGTTGGCTCAGGGCCACACCCGCGCTCGGCGATTAG